In the genome of Halobacterium noricense, one region contains:
- a CDS encoding phosphoadenosine phosphosulfate reductase family protein, with protein MSEDFPDYLDVDYTDGEGESPEDYPTLEDKIEKAIEVTRKGLEEYDNPAIMWTGGKDSTLTLYFVKEVAEQFDLEVPPTIFIDHFQHFDELHDFVDHWADEWDLDVVYARNEDVGDYVDENDLEPGDDIPIDALDEQNQHHVRDLLEYEEDSFPFLLDTYVGNHLLKTVALNNALEEHDVDGILSGIRWDEQEARADETFFSPRHDPDVYPPHDRVQPILQFDEAAVWDAFWFYVVPETVEDYPDEGYVPQDYDDLPNGLTHEDVPVSPKYFKGFRSLGSEISTDKSADEPAWLQDLENTTERAGRAQDKEDLMERLRDLGYM; from the coding sequence ATGAGCGAGGACTTCCCCGACTACCTCGACGTCGACTACACGGACGGTGAAGGCGAATCCCCCGAGGACTACCCCACGCTCGAAGACAAAATCGAGAAGGCAATCGAAGTCACGCGCAAGGGCCTCGAAGAGTACGACAACCCCGCCATCATGTGGACCGGCGGGAAGGACTCCACGCTCACGCTGTACTTCGTCAAGGAGGTCGCCGAGCAGTTCGATCTCGAAGTGCCGCCGACCATCTTCATCGACCACTTCCAGCACTTCGACGAACTCCACGACTTCGTCGACCACTGGGCCGACGAGTGGGACCTCGACGTCGTCTACGCCCGCAACGAGGACGTCGGCGACTACGTCGACGAGAACGACCTCGAACCCGGCGACGACATCCCCATCGACGCGCTCGACGAACAGAACCAGCACCACGTCCGCGACCTCCTCGAATACGAGGAGGACTCGTTCCCGTTCCTGCTGGACACCTACGTCGGCAACCACCTCCTGAAGACCGTCGCGCTCAACAACGCCCTCGAAGAGCACGACGTCGACGGCATCCTCTCGGGCATCCGCTGGGACGAACAGGAAGCCCGCGCCGACGAGACGTTCTTCAGCCCGCGCCACGACCCCGACGTCTACCCGCCGCACGACCGCGTCCAGCCGATTCTCCAGTTCGACGAAGCCGCCGTCTGGGACGCCTTCTGGTTCTACGTCGTCCCCGAGACCGTCGAAGACTACCCCGACGAGGGCTACGTCCCACAGGACTACGACGACCTCCCGAACGGCCTCACGCACGAGGACGTCCCCGTCTCCCCCAAGTACTTCAAGGGCTTCCGCTCGCTCGGCAGCGAAATCTCCACCGACAAATCCGCCGACGAGCCCGCCTGGCTGCAGGACCTCGAAAATACTACCGAGCGCGCAGGCCGCGCCCAGGACAAAGAAGACCTCATGGAGCGCCTGCGCGACCTCGGGTACATGTAA